From a region of the Oryza sativa Japonica Group chromosome 6, ASM3414082v1 genome:
- the LOC4341509 gene encoding aspartyl protease family protein At5g10770, protein MAAAAARCAGHGGGGGGGGFLLRRRLLATAAFLAAFGLCTAAADDAATGRGQGHDHVMLSVEDMFPDSSSSSPSCDAPPRDHRHDATSSTTRMTIVHRHGPCSPLAAAHGEPPSHGEILAADQSRAESIQHRVSTTTTGRVNPKRRRHRQQQPPSAPAPAASLSSSTASLPASPGRALGTGNYVVTVGLGTPASRYTVVFDTGSDTTWVQCQPCVVACYEQREKLFDPASSSTYANVSCAAPACSDLDVSGCSGGHCLYGVQYGDGSYSIGFFAMDTLTLSSYDAVKGFRFGCGERNDGLFGEAAGLLGLGRGKTSLPVQTYGKYGGVFAHCLPARSTGTGYLDFGAGSPPATTTTPMLTGNGPTFYYVGMTGIRVGGRLLPIAPSVFAAAGTIVDSGTVITRLPPAAYSSLRSAFAAAMAARGYRKAAAVSLLDTCYDFTGMSQVAIPTVSLLFQGGAALDVDASGIMYTVSASQVCLAFAGNEDGGDVGIVGNTQLKTFGVAYDIGKKVVGFSPGAC, encoded by the exons atggctgctgctgctgctcgatgcgccggccatggcggcggcggcggcggcggcggtttcttaCTCCGGCGACGGCTGCTCGCCACCGCGGCGTTCCTGGCGGCGTTTGGGCTCtgcactgctgctgctgatgacgCTGCCACGGGGAGAGGACAAGGGCATGATCATGTGATGCTGAGCGTGGAGGACATGTTCCCtgactcgtcgtcgtcgtcgccgtcgtgcgacgcgccgccgcgag ATCACAGACATGACGCCACGTCATCAACCACTAGGATGACGATCGTCCACCGGCACGGCCCGTgctcgccgctagccgccgcgcaCGGCGAGCCGCCGTCCCACGGCGAgatcctcgccgccgaccaGAGCCGCGCCGAGTCGATCCAACACCGGgtgtccaccaccaccaccggccgggTGAATCCAAAGCGCAGACgccaccggcagcagcagccgccgtcggcgccggcgccggcggcgtcgctgtCGTCGTCCACCGCGTCGCTCCCGGCGTCGCCGGGGCGCGCGCTGGGCACAGGCAACTACGTGGTGACCGTGGGCCTCGGCACGCCGGCGTCGCGGTACACGGTGGTGTTCGACACCGGCAGCGACACGACGTGGGTGCAGTGCCAGCCGTGCGTGGTGGCGTGCTACGAGCAGCGGGAGAAGCTGTTCGACCCGGCGAGCTCGTCCACCTACGCCAACGTCTCCTGCGCCGCGCCGGCCTGCTCCGACCTCGACGTCAGCGGCTGCTCCGGCGGCCACTGCCTCTACGGCGTCCAGTACGGCGACGGCTCGTACTCCATTGGCTTCTTCGCCATGGACACCCTCACCCTCTCCTCCTACGACGCCGTCAAGGGGTTCCGGTTCGGCTGCGGCGAGAGGAACGACGGCTTgttcggcgaggcggcggggctCCTCGGCCTCGGCCGCGGCAAGACGTCGCTGCCGGTGCAGACGTACGGCAAGTACGGCGGCGTGTTCGCGCACTGCCTCCCGGCGAGGTCGACCGGCACGGGGTACCTCGACTTCGGCgcgggctcgccgccggcgacgacgacgacgccgatgcTGACGGGCAACGGGCCGACGTTCTACTACGTCGGCATGACGGGCATCCGCGTCGGCGGGCGGCTGCTGCCCATCGCGCCGTCggtgttcgccgccgccggcacgatCGTCGACTCCGGCACGGTGATCACGcgcctcccgccggcggcgTACTCGTCGCTCCGCTCCgcgttcgccgccgccatggcggcgcgcgggtacaggaaggcggcggcggtgtcgctgCTGGACACGTGCTACGACTTCACCGGGATGAGCCAGGTGGCGATCCCGACGGTGTCGCTGCTGTTccagggcggcgcggcgctggaCGTCGACGCGTCGGGGATCATGTACACGGTGAGCGCGTCGCAGGTGTGCCTCGCGTTCGCCGgcaacgaggacggcggcgacgtcggcatCGTCGGGAACACGCAGCTCAAGACGTTCGGCGTCGCCTACGACATCGGGAAGAAGGTGGTCGGCTTCTCCCCCGGAGCTTGCTGA